Within Bdellovibrio sp. ArHS, the genomic segment TATCCTGATGTGGATGTTTATCACGAGCACTTCGCTTTGGATAGAAACGGCGAAGCGCCGGCTTTTATTGGCGAGAAGTATGTTTCAATCGTAGAGTGGAAAAGAAAGTATTTTCAAGAAAGTCAGACGCGTTTTTTTGAGACTCATAGTTCGATGTTCTTAGATGGCAGTGTTTTGCCCTTTTTAAAAGCGCAATTGAGCACTTTCGGTTTGAATCCTGAGCCGAAAAACCTTGATTCGGAATCTGCTGAATTTGCGGAAGCAAAAGACGCTCTGATTGGACATTTTGCGACGATTATTAAGCAGATCCGCAATCAGGGCAAGACATCCCAGAATCTCGACGTGAAACCATTTGATTTTTTGAGTCAGGCATTTCACAACTTGGTTCTTGCGGTCCTCAAAAGATATGAGCACGCCTTAAGGAAAAACAATCTTATAGATTTTGAAGAGATGCTAATTAGGGCTTCACTTTATGTCGAGAATAGAGCGTATAGAAGTCCCTATAAATTTATCTGTATTGATGAATTTCAGGACATTTCTCAAGGGCGCAGACGTCTGGTGAAGGCTCTTCTAGACCAGCATGCCGAGGCGTCTTTGTTCGCTGTCGGCGATGATTGGCAGGGGATCTATCGCTTCGCCGGAGCGGATTTGGACATCTTTACGCGGGCAGAAAAGTATTTTGGTGTGACACAAGAGCTTTTTCTGACAAATACATTTCGAAGCAATCAAGGAATTGCTGATGCTGCCTCTTGGTTTGTGCAAAAGAATCCTCTGCAAAAGAAGAAGGCCGTGGTTGCCCATGACAACAGAAGGAAAGGTGTTTTGGATGTTTTGAGCTATGACTCGGATTATGGAGCCTTCCCAGAAATCGAAAAGCAGTTACAGGTCTTAGCAAAAGAACTCACCGCTAAAAATGAGCGAGCCAAAGTATTTATTTTAAGTAGGTATAACTACTTGCTTCCGCATCCCAGCAAAATACGTGAGTGGAACAAGGTATATTCGAAAAATCTGGAAATCTTAGGAACGAGTTTTCATGGCTCCAAAGGCCTTGAAGCCGACTATGTATTTATATTGGGTATGAACAGTGGTCCCATGGGGTTTCCATCCATAAAAAATGATCATCCCTTTGTGCAAATGTACATGCCAGAAGCGGACGTCTTTCCTTATGCCGAAGAACGACGCCTTTTTTATGTCGCCTTAACAAGGGCGAAAAGAAAGGCCTTTTTATTGACTAGGAAGGGAATACCTTCGCTATTCTTGCAGGAACTTTTAGAGATCCCCAACGCCAACACCTATTTCTCTTAGTTGATCATTCGCGAAGTGACCTCTTTTTCTTGTGGGCGGCATTTTCTTAAAGAATAAGATAACCCAAAATGTCTTCGAACTGGCCTTTGGGTTCGTAAGAGTTTCTTAAAAGCTTGCGGAATTGTTCCTGATTGGCGCTTTTAGAAAGAGCCTTAGCGTATTTTTTAGCGGTTAAAATCCAGCTTTCGCGTGCGGGGTAGGCGCCTTTAGAAACCCGTTCTAAGATCACGGCCATCTTGACGGTGTTGACGACAAGAAGTTTCGAGCGGCGGTTTAGCGAATAGCGTAATTGCAGGATCTTCTGGCAAAGGGCGAAGTTTTTTTCACGGATCGCAAAAATAAATTCGATTTGCAGAAGCTTCTGATTCTTTTGGATTTCGCTTTTGCCTCCGGCCAGTTGGCGAGCGCGCTCCAGATGTTTTCGCGCCATGCTAGCGTCCTCGAAATGAAACGCGACCAAAGCCTGTCCATAGTGGGCAACGGCTTCCGTGATTCTGAAGTTACTGCGGCGGGCGTGCCATTCAGCGCGGTGATAGTATTTGCCAGACTGAGAAAAATTCTTGCGCCGGATTTCTAAGCGCGCCAACTGGATATACTTCAACGAAATGCCGCGACGAGGAGAGTGGCGCGTGCGAAGCTCTAAGGCAATAGACTTTCTGAGAAGACTATTGGCCATCATAAAATCGTTTTGGGCGAGGTGGATCTTCGCCTGGCGATAAAGAACCTCTGATCGCAAAAGAGAGTTCGGCGTATCCTGAAGTACTTGCAGGGCTTGTTCCAGGCTTTGTGTTGCCTCGGAAATTTCTCCCAGCATTAAAAATGTAGAGCTTTGATAGCAGAGAACGTGGACCGTCATGCGCGAGTCTTGCACGGCCCGTGACAAAGCCAAAGCTTTTTGCAGATACCGTTTCGCTGAACGATACAGCCCCAACTGATATTTGATGTATCCTATGTGCATGAAAAGCTGGGCTTCCTGATCAGTAGGAAGAGGAACTCCCTCAAACTCCTTCAGGATATTCAAATAAGAGTCCCATTTTTTGGTGGAATGTAAGGCCCGAACGATGTCCTTAGAGAAAAGTTCATCAAGAATTTTGTTTTTGACAAGAACGCGGACCGTTTTTTCGGGGAAGGTGATCTCGTCAATAGGGCACTGAAGAAAATCACTCATTCTTTGCACAGTTTCGGTTTTGACCTTGGTGACATGCCCGTTGACCCATCTTTGGACGGTCTTAATATTCACGGCAAGAAATTCTGCAAGTTGAGTTTGGGTGACTTCTCGCAAGCTAATTTTCTGTTTTAAGGCATCAGAGTTAAGTTGGGAGTAGGTACCAAGCATGATTTATCCTACCTGACCCCCAGGATTATACCAGCTCGAAAATATGATTTTTCAGCCCAAGGGAACGATGTCCTAGATGTCCTAAAGACATTTAGGACATTGGTTTTCGTCAGGGAAAGTGAAAGCGGTTTCGTTTTGTATCTAAAGAATTACGATCCCAGGGCCGAACATTAAGCGTCACACCCCGGTGGATTAAGAATAAAGGATCGCGCAATGAAAAAGTGGAGTCTCAACTTAAAGATAGTTTT encodes:
- a CDS encoding tetratricopeptide repeat protein, coding for MLGTYSQLNSDALKQKISLREVTQTQLAEFLAVNIKTVQRWVNGHVTKVKTETVQRMSDFLQCPIDEITFPEKTVRVLVKNKILDELFSKDIVRALHSTKKWDSYLNILKEFEGVPLPTDQEAQLFMHIGYIKYQLGLYRSAKRYLQKALALSRAVQDSRMTVHVLCYQSSTFLMLGEISEATQSLEQALQVLQDTPNSLLRSEVLYRQAKIHLAQNDFMMANSLLRKSIALELRTRHSPRRGISLKYIQLARLEIRRKNFSQSGKYYHRAEWHARRSNFRITEAVAHYGQALVAFHFEDASMARKHLERARQLAGGKSEIQKNQKLLQIEFIFAIREKNFALCQKILQLRYSLNRRSKLLVVNTVKMAVILERVSKGAYPARESWILTAKKYAKALSKSANQEQFRKLLRNSYEPKGQFEDILGYLIL